One region of Syntrophorhabdaceae bacterium genomic DNA includes:
- the fsa gene encoding fructose-6-phosphate aldolase codes for MKFFIDTANIEEIRKGLEMGLVDGVTTNPTLLSKEKKDPQRVIEEILKTVDGPVSLEVIAKDAEGMCEEARKLASLGRNAVIKIPMTEQGVKAVRTLSLEGIKTNVTLIFQPVQALIAAKAGATYVSPFIGRLDDISQKGMAIIDDTCRIFMNYGYETEVIVASIRNPVHVLDAALIGADIATIPFNVLKQLMNHPLTDIGIERFLKDWQSIQK; via the coding sequence ATGAAATTCTTTATTGACACGGCGAATATCGAGGAAATAAGAAAGGGCCTGGAGATGGGCTTGGTCGACGGGGTAACCACAAATCCTACGCTCCTCTCTAAGGAAAAGAAGGACCCTCAACGCGTCATCGAAGAAATACTCAAGACCGTTGACGGGCCGGTAAGCCTTGAAGTCATCGCCAAAGACGCCGAAGGCATGTGTGAGGAGGCACGAAAGCTCGCTTCTCTGGGAAGAAATGCCGTTATCAAAATCCCTATGACCGAACAGGGCGTAAAAGCCGTCCGGACTCTTTCGCTTGAGGGGATCAAAACAAATGTGACGCTCATCTTTCAGCCTGTCCAGGCGCTTATCGCAGCCAAGGCAGGCGCCACCTACGTGAGCCCCTTCATCGGCCGCCTCGACGATATCTCACAAAAGGGCATGGCCATAATCGACGACACCTGCAGAATATTCATGAATTACGGGTACGAGACGGAAGTCATCGTGGCAAGCATCCGCAATCCCGTCCACGTGCTCGATGCCGCGCTCATCGGCGCCGACATCGCCACAATCCCTTTTAACGTGCTCAAACAGCTCATGAATCATCCCTTGACCGACATCG
- a CDS encoding glycosyltransferase family 2 protein, with translation MDKKLSIVIVTKDTKALVQGLLSSIKRDTSLAPSIDQVIVMDNGSIDGTVDAITRQYPDVICVRNEQNRGFAAAVNKGYSLSKGEYIIFLNSDTILIEGELTKMIDFMDENPDVAICGPQLVYEDMKPQRSFAALPSLAREILPFKRSGRRTGPGRHPETGAKQSTHPSSLPVSKPRAIAGVPVDSLIGAAILVRAEALVTLNGFDERFFFFLEETDLCVRARRAGYGVVFLPEAKVIHLQGKTVRRHWIPGRIEYNISLYKFIRKHHRPAYYTLFTAIRFTKALIFVVIFSLFFPFLFHGGVRAKYIYYTRLLTWHLKGRPDGAGLAHPK, from the coding sequence ATGGACAAAAAACTCTCTATAGTCATTGTCACCAAAGATACAAAGGCGCTCGTCCAGGGTCTTTTGAGCTCTATCAAAAGGGATACCTCCCTGGCCCCGTCAATAGATCAGGTCATTGTTATGGACAATGGGTCTATAGACGGGACGGTTGATGCCATCACGCGGCAGTATCCCGACGTTATCTGCGTGAGAAACGAACAGAACAGGGGTTTTGCTGCGGCTGTGAACAAAGGCTACTCGTTAAGTAAGGGGGAGTACATTATCTTTCTCAACTCCGACACAATCCTTATCGAGGGCGAACTGACGAAGATGATTGATTTTATGGACGAGAATCCCGATGTGGCCATATGCGGCCCGCAGCTCGTGTACGAGGACATGAAGCCCCAGCGTTCCTTCGCGGCCCTCCCGTCTCTTGCGAGAGAGATCCTGCCCTTTAAGAGGTCCGGCAGGCGTACAGGTCCGGGTCGCCACCCTGAGACCGGTGCCAAACAGTCGACTCACCCGTCTTCATTACCTGTGTCCAAGCCTCGGGCAATCGCGGGCGTTCCCGTTGACTCGCTCATCGGTGCAGCGATACTCGTGCGAGCCGAGGCGCTTGTCACGCTCAACGGTTTTGATGAGAGGTTTTTCTTCTTTCTTGAAGAGACCGACCTCTGCGTTAGAGCGCGGAGGGCAGGGTACGGGGTCGTCTTCCTGCCCGAAGCTAAAGTCATCCACCTGCAGGGAAAGACGGTTCGAAGGCATTGGATTCCCGGAAGAATCGAGTACAATATTTCGCTGTATAAGTTTATCAGGAAACACCACAGGCCCGCATACTACACTCTGTTTACTGCCATAAGGTTCACCAAAGCCCTCATCTTTGTGGTAATCTTTTCTTTATTCTTTCCGTTTCTCTTCCACGGCGGAGTAAGGGCAAAATACATCTATTATACAAGGCTCCTTACGTGGCATCTCAAGGGTCGTCCGGATGGGGCGGGCCTGGCTCATCCGAAATAA
- a CDS encoding TrpB-like pyridoxal phosphate-dependent enzyme produces the protein MEKKILLSEKDMPRAWYNIQADLPSPLPPPLNPATGEPITPDMLTPIFPMNLIEQEVSSERWIDIPEEVLERLLMWRPTPLCRATALEKFLGTPARIYYKNEGTSPPGSHKPNTALAQAYYNKVAGIKRLTTETGAGQWGSALAFACNQFGLELKVYMVRVSYNQKPYRRVMMETWGGKCIPSPSPETNAGRKFLEENPDHPGSLGIAISEAIEDAVTSKNTKYSLGSVLNHVMMHQTVIGLEAEKQLAAVGDYPNIVIGCAGGGSNFAGVSFPFVRDKIHGRQIRIIASEPTSCPSLTRGDYVYDFGDTAQTTPLLPMYSIGHNFVPAPIHAGGLRYHGMAPLVSKLYTDGLIEARAYNQLETFAAGLIFARTEGFIPAPETNHAIACAIDEAKRAKEEGKQKTILMNFSGHGIIDLPSYDAFMSGKLQDYVLPNDEIQRLLKDLEKFPRPGK, from the coding sequence ATGGAGAAAAAAATATTGTTGAGTGAAAAGGATATGCCAAGGGCATGGTACAATATCCAGGCAGATCTGCCGAGTCCGCTTCCGCCCCCTCTGAATCCGGCGACGGGTGAGCCTATCACACCTGACATGCTCACACCCATCTTTCCCATGAACCTTATCGAACAGGAAGTGAGTTCGGAGCGCTGGATTGATATCCCTGAAGAAGTGCTCGAACGGCTCCTCATGTGGAGACCAACCCCTCTATGCAGGGCCACCGCCCTGGAGAAATTTCTCGGAACGCCCGCCCGGATTTATTACAAGAATGAAGGTACGAGCCCTCCGGGAAGCCATAAACCAAACACGGCCCTGGCCCAGGCATACTACAACAAAGTCGCGGGTATCAAACGGCTCACCACGGAGACAGGGGCGGGCCAGTGGGGGAGCGCTCTGGCTTTTGCGTGTAACCAGTTCGGCCTTGAGTTGAAAGTCTACATGGTGCGGGTGAGCTATAATCAGAAACCCTATCGCAGGGTCATGATGGAGACCTGGGGCGGCAAGTGTATACCGAGCCCTAGCCCCGAGACAAACGCAGGGAGAAAGTTCCTCGAAGAGAACCCCGACCACCCGGGAAGTCTCGGCATCGCGATCAGCGAAGCGATTGAAGACGCCGTTACGTCCAAGAATACAAAGTACTCCCTGGGCAGCGTGTTGAACCATGTCATGATGCACCAGACAGTCATAGGCCTCGAGGCGGAAAAACAGCTCGCTGCTGTGGGAGATTACCCGAACATCGTGATCGGCTGTGCCGGCGGCGGGAGCAATTTTGCCGGCGTCTCCTTTCCATTTGTGCGCGACAAGATTCACGGAAGACAGATCAGGATCATCGCATCAGAGCCGACCTCATGCCCGTCGCTCACTCGCGGTGATTATGTCTACGATTTCGGCGACACGGCGCAGACCACCCCTTTATTGCCCATGTACTCCATCGGTCACAATTTTGTACCGGCCCCGATCCACGCAGGGGGACTCAGGTATCACGGTATGGCGCCGCTCGTAAGCAAGTTGTATACCGACGGTCTTATCGAGGCCAGGGCATATAACCAACTGGAAACGTTCGCTGCGGGCCTCATCTTTGCACGAACGGAAGGCTTCATTCCCGCGCCCGAGACAAATCATGCCATTGCATGCGCCATTGACGAGGCCAAGCGGGCCAAAGAGGAAGGCAAACAAAAGACCATCTTGATGAACTTCAGCGGTCATGGAATTATCGACCTTCCGTCCTATGACGCCTTCATGTCGGGAAAACTCCAGGATTACGTGCTGCCGAACGATGAGATACAGAGACTGCTGAAAGATCTTGAGAAGTTCCCGAGACCAGGAAAATAG